The following are encoded together in the Trachemys scripta elegans isolate TJP31775 chromosome 7, CAS_Tse_1.0, whole genome shotgun sequence genome:
- the NAA80 gene encoding N-alpha-acetyltransferase 80, with translation MGSVSELLTAVPLHQRPDLVEVCAELINEEWKKSKTSRMYSLQKSTDNFPLCLVLIKTQRATEAAEEGKMEKTQLLGHTRLSRVVSQPQSLFVETVVVSRVLRGQGYGRKLMEATECYAKSRGFRHLHLTTHDKQHFYAHLGYTASEPVQSMGFMSSLVPMEFLQMFSSPPPHARAPAWGLEKPSPTTSHLNSRTSGANLPPVPSSTLPAHCTTTVCPPPPPPPSLSPPTCSLNSSQSAIPPPLPLPPSPPHASPFHSRTAAVGLPPPPPLPAQAAHVSSAHFLPPPLGPPPRLLPLPGQPGSPGPIASSPPGKDPYGHTLLETPYRDLRGLPIFWMKKDI, from the coding sequence ATGGGCTCAGTTTCGGAGCTGCTCACAGCAGTTCCCCTTCACCAGAGGCCGGATCTGGTGGAGGTCTGCGCCGAGCTCATCAACgaagagtggaagaaaagcaAGACCTCTCGCATGTACTCACTCCAGAAGTCCACGGACAACTTCCCCTTGTGCCTGGTGCTGATTAAAACCCAGAGGGCCACAGAGGCTGCCGAGGAAGGGAAGATGGAGAAGACCCAGCTCCTTGGGCACACCAGGTTGTCCCGTGTAGTCAGCCAGCCCCAGAGCTTGTTTGTGGAAACGGTAGTGGTTTCCAGGGTGCTGCGGGGCCAGGGGTATGGCCGGAAGCTGATGGAAGCCACCGAGTGCTACGCCAAGTCCCGTGGCTTCAGGCATCTGCACCTGACTACACATGACAAGCAGCACTTCTATGCCCACCTGGGCTACACCGCATCTGAGCCGGTGCAGAGCATGGGGTTCATGAGCTCCCTGGTCCCCATGGAGTTCCTGCAGATGTTCTCCAGCCCCCCTCCTCATGCTAGAGCACCTGCTTGGGGACTGGAAAAGCCCAGCCCCACCACCTCCCATCTTAACAGCAGAACTTCAGGAGCCAACTTGCCTCCAGTACCCTCCTCCACGCTCCCTGCCCACTGCACCACCACTGTGTGCCCACCACCACCTCCGCCACCATCTCTGTCTCCACCGACCTGCTCTTTAAACTCCTCACAATCTGCcattccccctccactccccttgCCACCTTCACCTCCCCATGCTTCCCCTTTCCATTCCAGGACTGCTGCTGTTGGGCTGCCTCCACCACCCCCTTTACCTGCACAAGCTGCCCATGTAAGCTCTGCAcactttctgccccctccccttggtCCTCCACCGCGCCTCCTCCCTCTGCCAGGCCAACCAGGTTCTCCTGGCCCCATCGCCTCCAGTCCACCAGGGAAGGATCCCTATGGTCACACCCTCCTGGAGACACCATACCGCGACCTAAGAGGGCTCCCCATCTTTTGGATGAAGAAGGACATTTGA